A region from the Toxotes jaculatrix isolate fToxJac2 chromosome 2, fToxJac2.pri, whole genome shotgun sequence genome encodes:
- the stk35 gene encoding serine/threonine-protein kinase 35: MLTFNKKEVMDICNGKKRRKVSGGVRGCRRSAAGKMKREACKVLRSLTVEDNNHTEPMEEEEDDDCFSISFLRNDRLEPDVVVSPRYSLLREVGRGSYGVVYEAIARKTGARVAVKRLQCDAPENVELALAEFWALTSLENRHQNVVQLEECVLQRNGLAQKMSHGNKRSKQYLRLVETSLKGERILGCPEEPCYLWFVMEFCEGGDLNQYVLSRRPDPQTNRSFMRQLTSAVAFLHKNNIVHRDLKPDNILISQKSGSPVLKVADFGLSKVCAGLNCRNSEEHPAAGAGGKGSNQNNIVNINKFWLSSACGSDFYMAPEVWEGHYTAKADIFALGIIIWAMIERITFIDAESKRELLGTYIRQGTEIVPVGEALLENPKMVLHIPQKARSCMSEGVKKLLQDMLAVNPQDRPDAFQLEVRMDKVTCTA; this comes from the exons ATGCTTACTTTCAACAAAAAAGAAGTTATGGATATATGCAacgggaagaagaggagaaaggtaAGCGGCGGTGTGCGGGGCTGCAGGCGGAGTGCGGCCGGAAAGATGAAGCGGGAGGCTTGCAAAGTCCTCCGCTCCCTCACGGTGGAGGACAACAATCACACGGAGCCcatggaggaagaagaggacgaCGACTGCTTCTCCATCAGCTTCCTCCGGAATGACCGACTGGAGCCCGACGTGGTGGTGTCTCCCCGGTACAGTCTGCTTAGGGAGGTCGGCCGGGGAAGCTACGGTGTGGTGTATGAGGCTATAGCCCGGAAAACAGGGGCCAGGGTGGCGGTGAAGAGGCTCCAGTGCGACGCCCCGGAAAACGTCGAACTGGCTCTGGCCGAGTTCTGGGCCCTGACGAGCCTGGAGAACCGACACCAGAATGTGGTCCAGCTGGAGGAGTGTGTCCTTCAGAGGAACGGCCTGGCCCAGAAGATGAGCCACGGGAACAAGAGGTCCAAACAGTACCTGCGCCTGGTGGAGACGTCACTCAAAG GGGAGCGCATCCTGGGCTGCCCAGAGGAGCCGTGCTACCTCTGGTTCGTCATGGAGTTTTGCGAGGGTGGGGACCTCAACCAGTACGTCCTGTCTCGCCGGCCCGACCCCCAGACCAACAGGAGCTTTATGCGGCAGTTGACGAGTGCAGTAGCTTtcctgcacaaaaacaacattgttCACCGTGATCTGAAACCAGACAACATTCTCATCTCCCAGAAATCTGGTTCGCCTGTTCTCAAAGTAGCAGACTTTGGCCTCAGTAAAGTCTGTGCTGGCCTAAACTGCAGGAACAGTGAAGAGCACCCGGCAGCAGGAGCGGGTGGCAAAGGCAGCAACCAGAACAACATCGTCAACATAAACAAGTTCTGGTTGTCGTCAGCTTGTGGCTCCGACTTCTACATGGCCCCCGAGGTGTGGGAGGGCCACTACACAGCCAAGGCTGACATCTTCGCCCTGGGCATCATCATCTGGGCAATGATCGAGCGGATCACTTTCATCGATGCAGAGTCCAAGCGTGAATTGCTGGGCACCTACATACGGCAGGGCACAGAGATTGTACCTGTCGGGGAGGCTCTGCTGGAGAACCCCAAGATGGTTCTCCACATCCCTCAGAAGGCCAGGAGCTGCATGTCTGAGGGGGTGAAGAAACTCCTCCAGGACATGCTCGCCGTCAACCCTCAGGACCGACCAGACGCCTTCCAGCTGGAGGTGCGGATGGACAAAGTGACGTGTACTGCCTGA